From Punica granatum isolate Tunisia-2019 chromosome 1, ASM765513v2, whole genome shotgun sequence:
CACTCTCTCAGTCCCGACTCCCCCAGTTGGGTTTACTTTCATCAAAATGCAACCAAATAATCGACAGTTACGGTTTAGAGAGAGAAGCACCTGTCGTTAGGGATTGGCGAGCTAGAGTGGGCACAGCTCGGGCGAGCCAGTATGGTGGATGGGCGACAACGAGCTTGGCCGGCAGAGGAACGGCGGAGGAATGGCGGCGAGCGACGAAGAAGATTTGGCATTTGGGAAGTGGAAACCCTTGAAAGACTTCCCGTGGAAGGACGACAATCAACTATTTTATAAGATGAGGGACTTGACtagaaataatataaatatcgggcatacatataaataaatatataaataaaaaccaAATGTTTAGTTGCCAAGCGTCTATTTGGCGATTCATCGGAAGATGACACAGACACTACCAATGGGGCTGTCGGACTAATTCAAATCCACCGGTGAACGTCGTAAAAACCAAATCTTTGGCTGAGAACCAACGAGAGCTCTAATCTGATGAGGCAGCGAGGAGAATCGCTGGCAACCGGGCTCACTCTCCGTGCGTAGAGCTCCCGCAAGCAGCAGCAGCCGCCCGCCGTCGTCGGAGACAAACCGCGGCGTTTGGCGGGGTTCCTTCGCCATGGAGCTCGTGTCGTTGTTCGTGCCCTTCTTTGTGCTGAAGGTGGTCATGAAACTCAAGTATCCCGACTCCTTCATGATGACCCGTCTCTTCCACGCCATCCTCCACCACCATAACCACCCTTCCTAATCTCCTAATCATTCGCCACTCCCTCCCCAATCATGACCCTGATCTGATCCCCCTTCTCCCTCTATTTCTTCACCACCGGACGGACCCCCCGATGCGCCCAAATTTTGCTTTCCGGCTTCAGACTTTCTGTATCTCACGGAAATGCCGGGCTTGGCCTCGGTGAGTCCTTCGATTAGCAATGGAGCTGGAGACTGCTGCCCTGCTCCCGGCCCGTCTCCGTCGAACCTCAGCCGGGAATCGGTCGCTTCGGGTCCGCAGACGGCCATGGCCTTGCGTCTGTTGGCGGAGATGTACTGCATCTTGGGGCGTCCCGAGGAGGCAGTCCCGCTCCTCGAGCTGTCCACCCGGGATGGGGCTGATCCCGACTCCATGGTGAAGTATTCCGGGTACATGCAGCTCGGGGACACCTACTCGAGGCTGGGGCAGGTGGAGAAGTCCATCTCCTTCTATGAGTCGGGCTTGAAGGTCCAGATTGAGGCTCTGGGTAGCTCTCATCCCCTGGTTGCAGACACCTGCAGGTGAGGCTCATTGGCAATTTGAATTTAAACCTACAATGAACAGttctttaataaatttaatttgagtCTATTCATATGATTTCATGTAATTTCTTGTTCTGTCAGTCACTTCCTCTGCCGAAATCCAGCTTGCGGCTTCTTGCTTCATGCAATTTCCTCTCTTTTGGCAAATCAAGGATAAGTAGGAAGAGCAACTGATGTATCTACTGAACTATGATTTGTTCAAGAAGAGGACATGAACCCTTTACATGTCCTGCCTGCAATATTAGAAGATTCTATAGTTTCTAAGTTTCGCTAGCCTTTTAAGGCTTTACTAGAGAGGCTATATCTAGCGGCTGGATTTGTTCGGTGAAAATGATCGCCAAAAGTTCTCTCCGGTGATTGAATAGGAAAGTTGGAACCATGTTTCATTGTCGGGTGCTTTGTGCGGAAACTCAATGCAGTATAGCTAGCAAAGTTTAGAGCAAAAGCACTTCCTGTTCCAGGCGTATGCATTCACGGTTAATTCACGATTTGTGAATCAGTTGCAGTTGGTTGAGTTATTTATACTAATAGTTTTGCATCTAGAAAGAAGCAATCAATCTGTCTGTAGGTACACATGGGTACCATAAGAAGGCCCAGACTTACCTCGTTCAATGGCTTGTGATATTCATCAAGCCCGGCAGCTATAGACCCTGTcagaaattgagaaaaatctTAGCAAAAACCACATAATTCTATCTTTTACCacttatatcacttttttgcCATCTACCTTAGCTTCTAATTAATTGCGATTATGGTCATACAATGTGAAACTAAGAGCTAGAGCAGTATGAAGagagattctctctctctctctctctctctctgagtAATAAGCAGATTTGCTTGTTTAAATTGCTTGATATTCTATGGGTGGGTACGGAATTGTACTGTTTCTCCAACTGGACACAGACTCATCAGTTCATTGGAGGTTTTCTTTCATATCTTCTTGCATTTCTAGAGTTTACCCGTATGTGACTGGACTCTAATATATGTCAGGCTGATTTAAGACATGAATCCTGAGAGCCCTCGAAAATGGCTTTTGATTTATTTCAGGTACTTGGCTGAGGCCCATCTGCAGGCAATGCAATTTGATGAGGCCGAGGTCCTTTGTCAGAAGGCCCTGGAAATATACAGAGAGCACGGAGCCCCTGGTTCCCTTGAAGAAGCAGCTGATCGCCGTCTTTTGGCTCTAATATGTGAAGCCAAGGGAGACTTTGAATCTGCTCTAGAGCAACTTGTTCTTGCTCGTAGGACAATGGCTACAAAAGCTCTAGATAGTGACATTGCTACTGTTGATGTTAGCATTGGGAACATTTATTCTTTGCTTGGTCGTTTTGATCAGGCTGTTCTTTCCTATCGCAAGGCACTTACAGCCCTAAAGTCCACAAGAGGGGAGAATCATCCTTCTGTCGCTTCAGTGTTTATTCGCCTAGCTGATGTTAGCTCCAAAACGCGCAAAATTAGGGAATCCAAATTCTACTGTGAGAATGCATTGAGGGTTTATGCGGAGTCTGCAGTTTCTGAAATCATGTCTGAGGAGATCGCAAGGGGGTTGATAGAAATCTCAGCCATATATGAAGCCTTGAGTGACACTGAGGAAGCATTGAAGCTTCTCCATAAGGCAATGAAGT
This genomic window contains:
- the LOC116214159 gene encoding protein KINESIN LIGHT CHAIN-RELATED 1-like, with amino-acid sequence MPGLASVSPSISNGAGDCCPAPGPSPSNLSRESVASGPQTAMALRLLAEMYCILGRPEEAVPLLELSTRDGADPDSMVKYSGYMQLGDTYSRLGQVEKSISFYESGLKVQIEALGSSHPLVADTCRYLAEAHLQAMQFDEAEVLCQKALEIYREHGAPGSLEEAADRRLLALICEAKGDFESALEQLVLARRTMATKALDSDIATVDVSIGNIYSLLGRFDQAVLSYRKALTALKSTRGENHPSVASVFIRLADVSSKTRKIRESKFYCENALRVYAESAVSEIMSEEIARGLIEISAIYEALSDTEEALKLLHKAMKLLEGSPGHFNTVAGIEVQMGVIFNMIGRYSDARSSFESAILKLRVCGESKSAFFGIVLNQTGLACLQMHRINEAVEFFEEAAVVLEHECGSCHLETVGVYSNLAATYDALGRVEEAIEILEYIVELREEKLGTVNPDFDEERRRLAQLLKEAGRARSSKGKSLEDLLGSNSQAMKE